A genomic stretch from Diprion similis isolate iyDipSimi1 chromosome 1, iyDipSimi1.1, whole genome shotgun sequence includes:
- the LOC124406009 gene encoding transcription factor A, mitochondrial: protein MAVIGNFFKLCNTMRPYRNLLSSRFILPNYQPVATVKQSLEERLGLSPKPKRPANMFLIFLRQKNSILRQKYPDLKQPQICQMAAQEYKKMDPSEKLKLQEETKNSYIQYIKALESYKNSMTDEQKILIKKAQIDKQAKKSATRHAKDKKSGLQKLKSMGLPKKPASAYLKFLQLHKEKRGSQTLKEWQEIVREKWRTMPDKEKEAFQTEAAESMKEYINSLRLWKQRMEEMGDEESLLLLKKINTRLTQSKQFSK, encoded by the exons ATGGCCGTGattgggaattttttcaaactttgtaaCACAATGAGACCTTATAGGAATCTTCTGTCATCAAG ATTCATTTTGCCCAACTATCAGCCAGTAGCAACGGTAAAGCAGTCCTTAGAAGAGCGACTAGGATTATCACCAAAACCGAAGCGTCCAGCaaatatgtttttaatttttctgagacaaaaaaactCTATATTGAGGCAAAAGTATCCCGATCTCAAACAGCCGCAAATATGTCAAATGGCCGcacaagaatacaaaaaaatggatcctagtgaaaaattgaaactgcaAGAAGAAACTAAAAACAGTTATATACAGTACATTAAAGCGCTCGAAAGTTATAAAAACTCGATGACAGATGAACAGAAGATACTGATTAAAAAAGCTCAAATCGATAAGCAAGCGAAAAAAAGCGCTACGAGGCATGCAAAGGATAAAAAATCAGGATTACAG aaactgAAGAGTATGGGACTCCCAAAAAAACCAGCGTCAGCctatttaaaatttcttcagtTGCATAAAGAGAAAAGAGGGTCTCAGACTTTAAAG gagtGGCAGGAAATAGTGCGGGAAAAGTGGAGGACTATGcctgataaagaaaaagaggcATTTCAAACTGAAGCAGCTGAATCCATGAAAGAGTATATTAACAGTTTGAGATTGTGGAAACAGAGAATGGAAGAGATGGGTGATGAAGAATCATTGCTACTTTTGAAGAAGATCAATACCCGTCTAACACAATCGaagcagttttcaaaatag